From one Phocaeicola salanitronis DSM 18170 genomic stretch:
- a CDS encoding sodium:solute symporter: MNWNSNEFVWLDWAVLSVGVILIAWAVYRAIQKDKKLQQGANSEDYLFGKGEPWYVIGAAIFAANIGSEHLVGLAGTGAKDGVGMGHWEMQGWMILILGWLFVPFYQLLNNKLGKIITMPDFLKFRYTQRTGSWLSIITLIAYILTKVSVTAFTGGIFFEYLLGLPFWYGAIGLIAITAVFTVFGGMKGVMTLSAIQTPILIVGSFLVLFLGLSMLGDGSIMEGWTQMMAVCNAAHDGFGTTHMFHTDPADPMYPKFPGYVVFLGASIIGFWYWCTDQHIVQRVLGQTKGEDNAAVMRRARRGTIAAGYFKLLPIFMFLIPGMVAYALSLKAGSGIVMDITNTHDTDGAFAMMVKNILPTGVKGIVTIGFVCALVASLAAFFNSCATLFTEDFYKPMKKGMSESHYVFVGRLATVVVVILGLAWMPIMMNMGNLYSYLQDIQSLIAPAMVAVFALGIFSKRITPKAGEWGLIGGFLIGMLRLLTNVITESGTKAMDGAFWEYTSWFWQTNWLIFEVWLLVFIIVMMVIVSCFTPAPTKEQVEAITFTSDYKKAIKESWNKWDVIATLGVIACCAAFYWYFW; this comes from the coding sequence ATGAATTGGAATTCAAATGAATTTGTGTGGCTCGACTGGGCAGTTCTTTCCGTTGGAGTCATTCTGATTGCGTGGGCGGTATATCGCGCCATTCAAAAAGACAAAAAGCTTCAGCAAGGAGCCAACAGTGAAGATTACCTTTTTGGTAAAGGAGAACCCTGGTATGTTATTGGTGCAGCTATTTTTGCTGCAAATATTGGTTCAGAACACCTTGTAGGACTTGCCGGTACAGGTGCAAAAGACGGTGTCGGCATGGGACACTGGGAAATGCAAGGGTGGATGATTTTGATTCTCGGATGGTTGTTCGTCCCATTTTACCAGTTGTTGAACAACAAATTGGGGAAAATCATAACGATGCCTGACTTCCTTAAATTCCGTTATACTCAGCGGACGGGTTCATGGCTTTCTATAATCACGCTGATTGCTTATATATTGACTAAAGTTTCGGTAACGGCATTTACCGGCGGTATTTTCTTTGAATATTTGCTTGGCTTGCCGTTCTGGTATGGAGCTATCGGATTAATTGCCATTACAGCGGTGTTTACTGTCTTTGGCGGTATGAAAGGGGTAATGACCTTGTCTGCAATCCAGACTCCGATTCTGATTGTCGGCTCTTTCCTCGTGTTGTTCCTCGGATTGAGTATGTTGGGAGATGGAAGCATAATGGAAGGTTGGACACAAATGATGGCAGTATGTAATGCTGCGCATGATGGTTTCGGGACGACACACATGTTCCATACCGACCCTGCCGACCCGATGTATCCGAAGTTCCCGGGATATGTGGTCTTCTTAGGCGCCTCTATTATCGGTTTTTGGTATTGGTGTACGGACCAGCATATTGTACAGCGTGTTCTGGGGCAGACAAAGGGGGAAGATAATGCGGCTGTTATGAGACGTGCCCGTCGGGGTACCATTGCTGCCGGCTATTTTAAATTGTTGCCGATATTCATGTTCTTGATTCCGGGGATGGTCGCATACGCACTTTCGCTGAAGGCGGGCAGTGGCATTGTGATGGATATTACCAATACTCACGACACAGACGGCGCGTTTGCCATGATGGTGAAGAATATTTTGCCGACAGGTGTAAAAGGCATTGTGACGATTGGTTTTGTTTGTGCGCTGGTTGCATCTTTGGCTGCATTTTTTAATAGTTGCGCTACGTTGTTTACAGAAGACTTTTATAAACCCATGAAGAAGGGGATGAGCGAAAGCCATTATGTATTCGTTGGGCGTCTTGCCACGGTGGTTGTCGTTATTTTAGGTTTGGCGTGGATGCCGATTATGATGAATATGGGTAACCTGTATTCTTATTTGCAAGACATTCAGTCTTTGATTGCTCCGGCGATGGTGGCTGTGTTTGCCCTCGGTATTTTCTCAAAAAGAATTACTCCTAAAGCCGGTGAGTGGGGACTTATCGGTGGTTTCTTAATCGGTATGCTTCGTTTGCTTACGAATGTTATAACCGAATCTGGTACGAAAGCAATGGACGGAGCGTTTTGGGAATATACTTCCTGGTTCTGGCAGACCAATTGGCTTATTTTCGAAGTCTGGCTGCTTGTATTCATTATTGTCATGATGGTTATCGTTTCTTGTTTTACTCCTGCTCCAACCAAAGAACAAGTAGAAGCTATCACATTTACAAGTGATTACAAGAAGGCTATTAAAGAAAGCTGGAATAAGTGGGATGTGATTGCAACATTGGGCGTTATCGCATGTTGTGCTGCGTTCTATTGGTATTTCTGGTAA
- a CDS encoding xylulokinase produces MDTNTKSIIESGKAILGIEFGSTRIKAVLIDPENKPIAQGSHVWENQLIDGLWTYSIDAIWSGLQDCYADLCADVKKQYDTEIQSLAAIGISAMMHGYMAFNDKEEILVPFRTWRNTNTGIAAAALSEAFVYNIPLRWSISHLYQAILNGEPHVKDIDYLTTLAGYVHWQLTGQKVLGIGDASGMLPIDPETKNYSAEMVEKFDKMIAPKGFSWKLTDILPKVLLAGKNAGFLTPEGAKKLDVSGRLKAGIPLCPPEGDAGTGMVATNAVKQRTGNVSAGTSSFSMIVLEKELSRPYEVIDMVTTPDGSLVAMVHCNNCTSDLNAWVNLFKEYQELLGVPVDMNEVFGKLYNHALEGDPDCGGLISYNYISGEPVTKLAEGRPLVVRSANDKFNLANFMRAHLYASVAVLKIGNDILFNEEKIKVDRITGHGGLFKTKGVGQRVLAAALNSPISVMETAGEGGAWGIALLGAYLVNNTKEQSLADFLEEQVFAGNTGVEIQPDREDVAGFNAYIERYKAGLLIEEAAVKCKISES; encoded by the coding sequence ATGGATACAAACACAAAATCGATTATCGAATCGGGTAAAGCTATTTTGGGAATTGAATTTGGGTCAACTCGTATTAAGGCGGTGTTGATTGACCCGGAAAACAAACCGATTGCTCAGGGAAGCCATGTTTGGGAAAACCAACTGATTGACGGCCTTTGGACGTATAGCATTGATGCTATTTGGAGCGGTTTGCAAGATTGCTATGCCGACCTTTGCGCCGATGTAAAGAAGCAATATGATACGGAAATACAGTCGTTGGCAGCTATTGGCATCAGTGCCATGATGCATGGTTATATGGCATTTAATGACAAGGAAGAAATTCTTGTTCCTTTCCGCACATGGCGTAATACCAATACAGGAATAGCTGCTGCAGCTTTGTCGGAGGCTTTTGTTTACAATATTCCGCTCCGCTGGAGCATCTCTCATTTATATCAAGCTATTTTGAATGGTGAACCGCATGTAAAGGATATCGACTATTTAACTACCTTGGCAGGGTATGTTCATTGGCAATTGACCGGTCAGAAGGTATTGGGCATTGGCGACGCGTCGGGTATGCTTCCTATTGATCCGGAGACTAAGAATTATTCGGCGGAAATGGTTGAGAAATTTGACAAGATGATTGCCCCGAAAGGATTTTCTTGGAAGTTGACCGATATTCTGCCTAAAGTGCTCTTGGCTGGCAAGAATGCAGGATTCCTTACCCCCGAAGGGGCTAAGAAACTGGACGTGTCGGGTCGTCTGAAAGCCGGAATACCGCTTTGCCCGCCTGAAGGGGATGCTGGTACGGGTATGGTAGCGACGAACGCTGTAAAGCAACGCACCGGAAATGTGTCGGCAGGAACATCATCGTTCTCAATGATTGTTTTGGAAAAAGAATTGTCAAGACCGTACGAAGTAATTGATATGGTGACCACACCTGATGGAAGCTTGGTGGCAATGGTACATTGCAATAACTGCACTTCTGACCTCAATGCATGGGTGAACCTCTTTAAGGAATATCAGGAATTGTTAGGCGTACCCGTAGATATGAATGAAGTTTTTGGGAAGTTGTATAATCATGCCCTTGAAGGTGATCCGGATTGCGGTGGATTGATTTCATATAACTACATTTCAGGTGAGCCCGTCACCAAACTTGCTGAAGGAAGGCCTTTGGTGGTACGTTCTGCCAATGATAAGTTCAACCTCGCCAATTTTATGCGTGCCCATCTTTATGCATCGGTTGCTGTTTTGAAAATCGGCAATGATATTCTTTTTAATGAAGAAAAGATTAAGGTGGACCGCATTACGGGACATGGCGGATTATTCAAGACCAAAGGGGTAGGGCAACGTGTGCTTGCCGCAGCTCTTAATTCTCCGATATCAGTGATGGAAACCGCAGGTGAAGGAGGTGCTTGGGGCATAGCTTTATTGGGGGCTTATCTGGTGAATAATACGAAGGAACAATCGCTCGCAGATTTTCTGGAAGAACAGGTGTTTGCCGGAAATACGGGTGTGGAAATTCAGCCTGATAGAGAAGATGTGGCAGGATTTAATGCATACATTGAACGTTATAAGGCTGGTTTGTTAATTGAAGAAGCTGCTGTAAAATGTAAAATCAGCGAATCATAA
- a CDS encoding L-ribulose-5-phosphate 4-epimerase: MLEDLKEKVFRANLDLVKHGLVIFTWGNVSAIDREKGLVVIKPSGVSYDEMKASDMVVVDLDGNVVEGDLRPSSDTPTHLILYKAFKEIGGVVHTHSTYATAWAQAGCDIPNIGTTHADYFHEAIPCTADMTEEEVKGEYELETGNVIVKRFEGMNPVHTPGVLVKNHGPFSWGKDAHDAVHNAVVMEQVAKMASIAYAVNPHLTMNPLLVEKHFSRKHGPNAYYGQKK; this comes from the coding sequence ATGTTGGAAGATTTAAAAGAAAAAGTGTTCCGTGCCAATCTTGATTTAGTGAAACACGGACTGGTTATTTTCACATGGGGAAATGTTTCTGCCATTGACCGTGAAAAGGGACTGGTAGTTATCAAACCCAGCGGAGTGTCATACGATGAAATGAAAGCATCGGATATGGTGGTGGTAGACTTGGACGGAAATGTGGTTGAAGGCGATTTGCGCCCGTCGAGTGATACGCCCACTCATTTGATCCTTTACAAGGCTTTTAAGGAAATAGGAGGCGTGGTGCATACCCATTCTACATACGCTACAGCGTGGGCACAAGCCGGATGTGACATACCGAATATAGGAACGACACACGCGGATTATTTCCACGAAGCGATTCCTTGTACGGCTGATATGACCGAAGAAGAAGTAAAAGGCGAATACGAATTGGAAACCGGCAATGTGATTGTAAAACGTTTCGAAGGGATGAATCCTGTTCATACGCCGGGTGTGCTGGTAAAAAACCACGGTCCGTTTTCGTGGGGAAAAGATGCGCATGATGCCGTTCATAATGCGGTAGTTATGGAGCAAGTCGCTAAAATGGCAAGCATTGCCTATGCTGTTAATCCGCATCTGACTATGAACCCGTTGCTGGTAGAGAAACATTTTAGCCGCAAGCATGGACCGAATGCTTATTATGGACAGAAGAAGTAA
- the araA gene encoding L-arabinose isomerase, producing the protein MNTFDQFEVWFVTGAQLLYGGDAVIAVDAHSNEMVAGLNNSGKLPVKVVYKGTANSSKEVEAVMKAANNDDKCIGVITWMHTFSPAKMWIHGLQQLKKPLLHLHTQYNKEIPWDTMDMDFMNLNQSAHGDREFGHICTRMRIRRKVVVGYWQDEETQRKIAVWMRVCAAWADAQDMLIIRFGDQMNNVAVTDGDKVEAEVRMGYHVDYCPASELMEYHSQVKDADVDALVQTYFQEYDHDAELEDKSTEAYQKVWNSAKAELALRAILKAKGAKGFTTNFDDLGQTDGSHFDQIPGLASQRLMAEGYGFGAEGDWKSAALYRMVWVMNQGLPNGCSFLEDYTLNFDGENSAILQAHMLEVCPLIAAKKPRLEVHFLGIGIRKSQTARLVFTSKTGAGCTATVVDLGNRFRLIVNDVECIEPKPLPKLPVASALWIPQPNFEVGAGAWILAGGTHHSCFSYDLTAEYWEDYAEIAGIEMVHINKDTTISDFKKELRMNEVYYMLNKALC; encoded by the coding sequence ATGAACACATTTGATCAATTTGAAGTATGGTTCGTAACAGGAGCACAGCTTCTGTACGGAGGCGATGCAGTCATCGCAGTAGATGCACATAGCAATGAAATGGTAGCCGGACTGAACAATAGCGGGAAGTTGCCGGTGAAAGTAGTATATAAAGGAACGGCAAACTCTTCAAAAGAAGTAGAAGCCGTAATGAAGGCAGCTAATAACGATGATAAGTGTATCGGTGTTATTACGTGGATGCATACATTCTCGCCTGCAAAGATGTGGATTCATGGCCTGCAGCAACTGAAGAAGCCTTTGCTTCACTTGCATACTCAATACAATAAGGAAATACCTTGGGATACCATGGACATGGACTTCATGAACCTGAACCAGTCGGCACATGGTGACCGTGAATTCGGACACATCTGCACCCGTATGCGTATCCGCCGTAAAGTGGTAGTAGGGTATTGGCAAGACGAAGAAACTCAGCGTAAGATTGCAGTCTGGATGCGTGTATGTGCAGCTTGGGCAGACGCTCAGGATATGCTGATTATCCGTTTCGGAGACCAGATGAATAATGTGGCTGTAACTGACGGTGACAAAGTAGAAGCCGAAGTTCGTATGGGGTATCATGTAGATTATTGCCCGGCAAGCGAATTGATGGAATATCATAGCCAAGTAAAAGATGCAGATGTAGATGCTCTGGTTCAAACATATTTCCAGGAATACGACCATGATGCTGAATTAGAAGATAAGTCTACCGAAGCGTATCAGAAAGTATGGAATTCGGCGAAAGCAGAATTGGCATTGCGTGCGATTTTGAAAGCAAAAGGAGCGAAAGGTTTCACTACCAACTTTGATGATTTGGGTCAGACAGACGGAAGCCATTTCGACCAAATTCCGGGGCTTGCTTCTCAACGCTTGATGGCAGAAGGTTATGGATTCGGTGCGGAAGGCGACTGGAAATCAGCTGCCCTTTACCGTATGGTATGGGTGATGAACCAAGGTTTGCCTAACGGCTGCTCGTTCCTGGAAGACTATACCTTGAACTTCGACGGCGAAAACAGCGCTATCCTGCAGGCTCACATGTTGGAAGTATGTCCGTTGATTGCCGCTAAGAAACCTCGTCTGGAAGTTCACTTCTTGGGTATCGGCATACGTAAGAGCCAGACAGCCCGTTTGGTATTTACCAGCAAGACCGGTGCAGGTTGCACGGCTACAGTTGTAGATTTAGGAAACCGATTCCGCTTGATTGTAAACGATGTAGAGTGTATCGAACCGAAACCATTGCCTAAGTTGCCGGTAGCTTCTGCGTTGTGGATTCCGCAACCCAACTTCGAAGTAGGTGCCGGTGCATGGATTCTGGCAGGTGGTACACACCATTCTTGCTTCTCATACGACCTGACCGCAGAATATTGGGAAGATTATGCAGAAATTGCAGGAATCGAAATGGTACATATCAACAAAGATACCACCATCAGCGACTTCAAGAAAGAGCTTCGCATGAATGAAGTTTACTATATGCTGAACAAGGCACTTTGCTGA
- a CDS encoding nuclear transport factor 2 family protein, producing the protein MKQEMEDRMALKDLVDRYATESDKNNQDYYREIFRPDVKLKVYFGEALGMDINNVEDMIAQYKAFGAAKASFHQNGQQVVDFIDDTHATGICYAIATLVTEEEGKDKLTLHAVRYYDKYEKMEGRWWIAEREQHFVYSSVPPLA; encoded by the coding sequence ATGAAACAAGAAATGGAAGACCGCATGGCGTTGAAGGATTTAGTAGACCGCTATGCAACCGAATCGGACAAGAACAATCAGGATTACTATCGTGAAATCTTCCGCCCGGATGTAAAGCTGAAAGTCTATTTCGGCGAAGCACTGGGCATGGACATCAACAATGTGGAAGACATGATTGCGCAATACAAGGCTTTTGGGGCGGCAAAGGCATCGTTCCACCAGAACGGGCAGCAGGTGGTGGATTTCATAGATGATACACATGCAACCGGCATCTGTTACGCCATCGCCACGCTTGTGACAGAAGAAGAGGGCAAAGACAAACTGACATTGCACGCCGTGCGCTATTATGACAAGTATGAGAAAATGGAAGGACGCTGGTGGATTGCAGAACGCGAACAGCATTTCGTTTATTCGTCCGTGCCGCCATTGGCTTAA
- a CDS encoding DapH/DapD/GlmU-related protein, which translates to MNETKKDIIKMMRNGEPVSMADPDYATAAAVIAETWKKCEEINCVPNSFAELHDVIVEKLGIALPKSSNIVQPFHIDMASGLEIGENVFINYNCSMMSCGGIIIEDNVQIGPNVMLVTTNHDFTKREWVLHKPITIKKGAWIGGRSLILPGVTIGKNAVVAGGAVVTKDVEPNTIVGGNPAKVIKRL; encoded by the coding sequence ATGAACGAAACAAAGAAAGATATAATCAAAATGATGCGTAACGGTGAGCCGGTCAGCATGGCAGACCCCGATTATGCAACCGCTGCAGCGGTCATTGCCGAAACATGGAAAAAGTGTGAGGAAATCAACTGCGTCCCCAACTCGTTCGCTGAGTTACATGATGTGATAGTGGAAAAGCTCGGTATTGCCTTACCCAAGTCATCCAACATCGTACAGCCGTTCCATATAGACATGGCAAGCGGGTTGGAAATCGGCGAGAATGTCTTCATCAACTATAATTGCAGCATGATGTCCTGCGGAGGTATTATCATCGAGGACAATGTGCAGATAGGCCCGAATGTGATGTTGGTGACCACTAACCATGATTTCACCAAACGCGAATGGGTGCTTCACAAGCCCATTACTATAAAGAAAGGCGCATGGATAGGCGGGCGTTCCCTTATTCTGCCGGGGGTGACCATCGGCAAAAACGCTGTAGTGGCTGGTGGTGCAGTCGTCACTAAGGATGTGGAGCCGAATACCATTGTCGGGGGCAATCCGGCAAAAGTCATAAAAAGACTGTAA
- a CDS encoding aldose epimerase family protein: MAAWAVLAGCATQEKEPVLTLSGLNPANFETTVDGTKQTKLYTLKNHKGMEVCITNFGGRIVSLMVPDKNGTMTDVVLGFDSVADYQNIPSDFGASIGRYANRINQGKMKIEGTSYQLPVNNFGHCLHGGPTGWQYQVYEANQTNDSTLVLTMNSADGDNNFPGNVTAHVTYSLTANNAIDIKYDATTDKTTVINMTNHSYFNLNGDPSKPGTDQILYVAADSITPVDSTYMTNGKMMAVKGTPFDFNTPKPIAPSVTEFDNEQVKFGNGFDHNWVLKTKGDISQIAAKLVSPTSGITLTVYTNEPGIQVYTGNFLDGTVKGKKGIAYPQRASVCLETQHYPDSPNNPQWPSVILKPGETYQSHCIFQFGVENK, encoded by the coding sequence ATGGCGGCATGGGCTGTATTAGCCGGTTGTGCTACACAAGAGAAGGAACCTGTTCTGACCCTTTCGGGGTTGAATCCTGCAAATTTTGAAACTACGGTTGACGGGACCAAGCAGACAAAGTTGTACACGTTGAAGAACCATAAGGGTATGGAAGTTTGCATTACAAACTTTGGCGGACGCATCGTGTCACTGATGGTACCTGACAAAAACGGTACAATGACTGATGTGGTATTGGGTTTTGATAGTGTCGCTGACTATCAGAATATCCCGAGCGATTTCGGCGCTTCAATCGGGCGGTATGCCAACCGTATCAATCAGGGAAAGATGAAAATAGAAGGTACATCGTATCAGTTGCCTGTAAACAATTTCGGACATTGTTTGCATGGTGGCCCTACAGGCTGGCAATATCAGGTATATGAAGCCAATCAAACGAACGACAGTACGTTGGTGCTGACTATGAATTCGGCTGACGGTGACAATAACTTCCCTGGCAATGTAACGGCTCATGTGACCTATTCGTTGACTGCAAATAATGCCATTGACATCAAATATGATGCTACAACCGACAAGACAACGGTCATAAATATGACCAACCATTCTTATTTCAACTTGAATGGCGATCCGTCAAAACCCGGAACAGACCAGATATTATATGTTGCCGCCGATAGCATAACACCGGTAGACAGCACCTATATGACAAATGGAAAGATGATGGCTGTAAAGGGCACTCCATTCGATTTTAATACACCTAAACCGATTGCTCCGTCTGTAACTGAATTTGATAACGAACAGGTAAAGTTCGGAAACGGTTTTGACCATAACTGGGTATTGAAAACGAAAGGTGACATTAGCCAAATAGCAGCGAAGCTGGTTAGCCCGACTTCAGGAATTACCTTGACCGTTTATACGAACGAGCCCGGAATTCAAGTGTATACCGGAAATTTTCTTGACGGTACGGTGAAGGGTAAGAAAGGCATTGCTTATCCGCAACGTGCATCGGTATGTTTGGAAACACAACATTATCCGGACAGCCCCAATAATCCGCAATGGCCTTCGGTTATATTGAAACCGGGAGAAACTTATCAGAGTCATTGCATTTTCCAGTTTGGTGTAGAAAACAAATAA
- a CDS encoding pyridoxamine kinase codes for MADNYIEKQFESYQARKAAWEKENKYKRKKPAARTEPVNHPCERLFHNHSKKVVAIHDLSGVGRVSLMAVIPILSSMGVQVCPLPTAILSNHTQYPIYSFLDLTEEMKRIIGKWEQLDIHFDAFYSGYLGSPQQAQIVEDFIQKFRRPSDLVVVDPVMGDNGSLYKGISEDMVTEMKKLICLADIITPNMTELFRLLDLPFQENISDTELKAALKALSDKGPSIVIVTSVPVKDDPHSTSVYAYNRFGGRYWKVTCPYLPAHYPGTGDTFTSVITGSLMQGDSLPIALDRATQFILQGIRATFGYEYNNLEGIMLEKVLHNLDMPIQVSSYELLE; via the coding sequence ATGGCAGATAATTATATCGAAAAGCAATTTGAGTCTTATCAGGCACGGAAAGCCGCGTGGGAAAAAGAAAACAAATATAAACGGAAAAAGCCTGCGGCGCGTACAGAGCCGGTTAATCATCCTTGTGAACGGCTTTTCCATAATCATAGCAAGAAAGTCGTGGCGATACACGACCTTTCCGGTGTAGGACGGGTTTCGCTTATGGCAGTGATACCTATTCTGTCGTCTATGGGGGTGCAGGTATGCCCGCTTCCTACGGCTATTCTTTCCAATCATACTCAATATCCTATTTATTCTTTTCTTGACCTGACCGAGGAAATGAAGCGGATTATTGGAAAATGGGAACAACTTGACATTCATTTTGATGCATTCTATTCCGGATATTTAGGTTCTCCGCAACAAGCGCAAATCGTAGAAGATTTTATTCAGAAATTTCGCCGTCCTTCCGATTTAGTCGTGGTCGATCCTGTAATGGGAGATAACGGCAGCTTGTATAAAGGCATATCCGAAGATATGGTGACTGAAATGAAGAAATTGATTTGTCTGGCTGATATCATTACTCCGAATATGACTGAATTGTTCCGTCTGCTTGATTTGCCGTTTCAAGAGAATATAAGCGATACGGAACTGAAAGCGGCACTCAAGGCTTTGTCTGACAAGGGCCCGAGCATTGTCATTGTGACCAGCGTTCCCGTTAAGGATGATCCGCATTCTACATCGGTTTATGCTTATAACCGCTTCGGGGGGCGTTACTGGAAAGTGACATGCCCTTATTTGCCTGCCCATTATCCGGGTACGGGAGATACGTTTACCAGTGTGATAACCGGTTCGTTGATGCAAGGGGACAGCTTGCCTATTGCGCTGGATCGCGCTACACAGTTTATTTTGCAAGGGATACGTGCTACATTCGGTTATGAATACAATAATCTGGAAGGTATTATGTTGGAAAAAGTGCTTCATAATCTTGATATGCCCATCCAAGTAAGCAGTTATGAATTGCTTGAATAA
- a CDS encoding NUDIX hydrolase, translating to MASYYSNNPKFYVGIDCIIFGFEKGRLSLLLLQRNFEPAKGQWSLMGGFVQENESADDAAKRVLYELTGLKDVYMEHIGAYGEIHRDPGERVISLAYYALININEYDRELVQQHNAHWIDVEELPNLIFDHNEMVEKARTIMKEKASSAPIGFNLLPELFTLTQLQSLYEAIYGESMDKRNFRKRIADMGFIEKTDKIDKTGSKRGASLYKFNDKAYRKAPKFKL from the coding sequence ATGGCTTCATATTATAGTAATAATCCTAAATTCTATGTAGGCATAGATTGCATCATTTTCGGCTTCGAAAAAGGCAGGTTAAGTCTGTTGTTGCTTCAACGGAATTTTGAGCCTGCAAAAGGACAATGGTCACTGATGGGTGGGTTTGTCCAAGAAAACGAAAGTGCCGATGATGCCGCCAAGCGTGTCTTGTATGAATTGACAGGGCTAAAAGACGTGTATATGGAGCATATTGGCGCTTATGGGGAGATACACAGAGATCCGGGAGAACGGGTTATTTCGTTGGCTTATTATGCGCTAATCAATATCAATGAATATGACCGTGAATTGGTACAGCAGCATAATGCACATTGGATCGATGTCGAAGAGTTGCCCAATCTGATTTTTGACCATAATGAAATGGTGGAAAAGGCGAGAACGATTATGAAAGAAAAAGCGTCTTCTGCTCCAATTGGTTTCAATTTGCTTCCTGAGTTGTTTACATTGACCCAGTTGCAAAGTTTGTATGAAGCCATTTATGGAGAATCGATGGATAAGCGTAATTTCAGGAAACGCATTGCGGATATGGGCTTTATTGAAAAAACGGATAAAATAGATAAAACGGGGTCTAAAAGAGGTGCTTCATTGTATAAGTTCAATGATAAAGCTTACCGGAAAGCTCCCAAATTCAAATTATAA
- a CDS encoding helix-turn-helix domain-containing protein, whose amino-acid sequence MEKTLLNIETVTEYDDMLGVETLHPQVSVIDLSKARPMRHMRHTFSFYVVFLKDEKNCELIYGRQRYDYQKGSVVCLAPGQVVGIEDTGEEFQPQGYALCFHPDLIRGTNLGRNIKEYTFFSYEVNEALHLSERERHTFIDCLMKIQEELQHSIDRMSKRLIANNIELLLNYCLRFYERQFITRQDANRDILTRFEALLDNYFTGDNAMQKGLPTVKYCAGELCLSSNYFGDLIKKETGKTALEYIQQKIIGIAKEQLLIPANTVSQVAYNLGFQYPQHFTRVFKKATGMTPNEYRGKIEA is encoded by the coding sequence ATGGAAAAAACATTATTGAATATAGAAACGGTTACGGAATATGACGACATGCTCGGTGTAGAAACCCTGCATCCACAGGTCAGCGTGATAGACCTTTCGAAAGCCAGACCCATGCGCCACATGCGGCACACGTTCAGCTTTTATGTGGTATTCCTGAAAGACGAGAAGAACTGCGAACTGATTTATGGCCGCCAGCGGTACGATTATCAGAAAGGCTCGGTGGTCTGTCTGGCTCCGGGTCAGGTCGTCGGTATTGAGGACACAGGCGAGGAGTTCCAACCACAGGGCTATGCACTATGCTTCCACCCCGACCTTATCCGTGGCACAAATCTTGGACGCAACATCAAGGAATATACGTTCTTCTCTTACGAAGTGAATGAGGCACTGCACTTGTCAGAGCGTGAACGCCATACTTTCATAGACTGTCTGATGAAGATACAGGAGGAATTACAGCACTCCATCGACCGCATGAGCAAGCGGTTAATTGCCAACAATATTGAGTTGCTGCTCAATTATTGCCTGCGCTTCTATGAACGCCAGTTTATCACAAGGCAGGATGCCAACCGCGATATCCTGACCCGCTTCGAGGCATTGCTTGACAACTATTTCACAGGTGATAATGCCATGCAGAAAGGGTTGCCCACTGTGAAGTATTGTGCCGGAGAACTGTGCCTTTCGTCCAACTACTTCGGTGACTTGATTAAGAAAGAGACCGGAAAGACTGCTTTGGAATATATTCAGCAAAAGATTATCGGCATTGCAAAAGAACAACTGCTTATTCCTGCCAACACGGTCAGTCAAGTGGCCTATAATCTTGGATTTCAATATCCACAGCATTTTACAAGGGTATTCAAGAAAGCGACTGGTATGACACCTAACGAGTACAGAGGGAAAATTGAGGCATGA